Genomic segment of Thermodesulfobacteriota bacterium:
ATCTCGGGGAAGCCGGCCTGCAGGTTCTTGTAGAACGCCGGGCGCGATTCCACCGGGACGTCGAGGAGGACGGCGACCGTCGTCACGGTCTCCCCCTGCCCCGCCGCGATGTCGCGGGCGAGGTCGTCGAGGTTCTTGTAGGCGAACTCGTTCAGCCGCTCGTTGCCGGCGACGTTCTTCGGCTTGGCGCACTCGGAGGTGCCGGAGGAAATGCCGAAGGTGCCGTTTCCGCAGAGTCCGTTCAGGAAGGTTGCGACCAGCTGCAGCAGGATGCTGTCGTTCGCTCCGCCGTCCTTGAAGACGGTGGCGCCGAGCCCGCAGCCGTAGTTGAGCTGGCCGGGGGGAGCGGCGATTGCCGGTGCTGCGAGGACCAGAACCAGTGCGGCCACAAACAGGATTTTCTTCATTTTGCGCCCTCCTCGCGAAATGGGTGGTTGAAAATCACGGTAAACCGCACCCCATGGGCTGTCAAGCGGGATATCGATCCGTCGGAATGCGGCTCACGGCGCGCACGCGCCGCCGCTCCCCGCGGGGATCCACGCCTCCAGGAAGGCGAGGAACTGCGCCCTCACCTCCGCGTTGCGCAGGCCGGATATGTGCCCCCCTCCCTCGATCGTCCAGATGCCCTTC
This window contains:
- a CDS encoding DUF3015 family protein translates to MKKILFVAALVLVLAAPAIAAPPGQLNYGCGLGATVFKDGGANDSILLQLVATFLNGLCGNGTFGISSGTSECAKPKNVAGNERLNEFAYKNLDDLARDIAAGQGETVTTVAVLLDVPVESRPAFYKNLQAGFPEIFPTPTTDTAHVVDAITKIAARG